In one Mastacembelus armatus chromosome 19, fMasArm1.2, whole genome shotgun sequence genomic region, the following are encoded:
- the dlgap5 gene encoding disks large-associated protein 5 isoform X3: MESRFAHLRQRDTSVSMLRVKMSRRRSQSQKENRERAVNTRRQLDKLPELEMSSLDASIAISSLSIIQEKTQNNAKSAKTHAAEERMKQLERWKERKALEKEKKERDCKGVFKTGLYHPKDNLTISLPVVSAAPKTKETKVSTAPSQSDRVTRSMKQQQQVQKPLKKEVPNVVAKRAQTAVERPTRSRVAPVKPTLMPTTSKTKVCAVEPTVRALSGRSTNRPPVTTVPLVNDKPKDKGADVRTTRSRVIVNTVASLSGKERSHKAAVNNMAQPSVPKEPEVKKPEMQEPEEKPHPPTLTLCSEEEDMVVDPSPADSVSTEEPIVTASSLSSFAPQGFTFQAPAGLSSFKFEPLTPRSADAFLTPSSSFSLPPAPVFTPEPEAESGDSSPPKSPRRSPHTSPIVAPLNSGSPLESMHDVPYFRSEIANETDRLTSLCVHWESKVKDESIPEEMRDRMRTAVGQARLLMKERFNQFSGLVDDCELGRGEKITTCTDLQGFWDMVYFQVEDVTKKFNALKEAEDRGWVEEHKPPPQQRKAVKKPPTAAAKPTGSKAAAKSRLAAIKAAMKARQQAAEAEKAAKDAGNTEDNLCHNPQEPQPQAEAHMSESLVFDGGFFRVESPAKHLVRRSSRLSAAVNSKLDTPTPVRSIPSIAVAEEQDKPATAIDADFPLSSRLSLSPCKTPPPSSQAPEPSSSLSFTLSPCATASQPPIPSTAAVHGPEEAQESMCRTPDSSVVERCSPSPRGTVAIETLSPMAMDVELDSPEGQYEDPLTQQEPAGHSVLTLQSPQVQTAESALLLFTPDVKDRIRQSVCPSDLMVFTPPSNA; this comes from the exons ATGGAGTCGAGATTTGCTCACCTGCGACAGCGGGACACCAGTGTATCAATGCTCAGGGTCAAAATGTCCCGCAGACGGTCTCAGTCCCAGAAAGAGAACCGAGAACGGGCCGTGAACACACGCAGGCAGCTAGACAAGCTCCCGGAGCTGGAGATGTCTTCCCTGGATGCCTCCATCGCGATAAGCAGCTTGTCAATCATTCAAGAGAAGACACAAAACAATGCGAAATCTGCCAAAA CTCACGCAGCAGAAGAGAGGATGAAACAGCTTGAGCGCTGGAAAGAGCGTAAAGCtctggagaaagaaaagaaagaaagggattGTAAAGGGGTATTCAAGACTGGTCTCTATCATCCAAAGGACAATCTTACAATCTCTCTGCCTGTGGTCTCAGCTGCCCCAAAAACTAAAGAG ACAAAAGTAAGCACCGCTCCCTCTCAGAGTGACAGAGTCACTCGTTCaatgaaacagcagcaacaagtgCAGAAG CCTTTGAAGAAAGAAGTTCCAAATGTTGTGGCAAAGAGAG CTCAAACTGCTGTGGAAAGACCAACCAGGAGCCGGGTAGCCCCTGTCAAGCCAACCCTGATGCCAACTACATCCAAGACCAAAGTTTGTGCAG TGGAGCCCACTGTACGAGCTTTGTCAGGCAGATCTACCAACAGACCTCCTGTCACAACAGTCCCTTTGGTGAATGACAAACCTAAGGACAAGGGTGCAG ATGTAAGGACAACAAGGAGCAGAGTGATTGTCAACACTGTTGCTTCCCTCTCTGGCAAAGAAAGGAGCCACAAAG CAGCTGTCAACAACATGGCTCAGCCTTCTGTCCCCAAG GAGCCTGAGGTGAAGAAGCCTGAGATGCAGGAACCAGAAGAAAAACCTCATCCTCCCACCCTGACATTGTGTTCTGAGGAGGAAGACATGGTGGTGGACCCATCCCCAGCTGACTCTGTCTCCACTGAAGAGCCCATTGTTACTGCATCCTCTTTATCCTCATTTGCTCCACAAGGTTTTACCTTCCAGGCTCCTGCTGGTTTGTCATCATTCAAGTTTGAGCCTCTCACTCCTCGCTCAGCTGATGCCTTCCTGACACCAAG CTCCAGCTTTAGTCTTCCACCAGCTCCTGTGTTTACACCTGAGCCTGAGGCTGAGTCAGGTGACTCCTCACCTCCAAAGTCTCCTCGCCGCTCTCCTCACACATCTCCCATAGTGGCCCCTCTTAATTCAGGCAGCCCCCTGGAGTCAATGCACGATGTTCCATACTTCAG atCAGAAATTGCCaatgagacagacagactgacaagTCTCTGTGTCCACTGGGAGTCTAAAGTGAAGGATGAATCCATTCCAGAAGAGA TGAGAGACCGTATGCGTACAGCAGTTGGCCAAGCAAGGCTGCTGATGAAAGAGCGGTTCAACCAGTTCAGCGGTCTGGTGGATGACTGTGAGCTGGGCCGGGGGGAGAAGATCACTACCTGCACTGACCTGCAGGGTTTCTGGGACATGGTCTATTTCCAG GTAGAGGATGTGACCAAGAAGTTTAATGCTCTCAAAGAAGCAGAGGATCGAGGCTGGGTGGAGGAGCACAAGCCCCCACCACAACAACGGAAAGCAGTGAAG AAACCACCAACTGCAGCTGCTAAGCCAACTGGATCCAAAGCAGCAGCCAAGTCTCGCCTAGCTGCCATAAAAGCAGCCATGAAAGCCAGGCAGCAGGCAGCCGAGGCAGAGAAAGCAGCAAAGGATGCTGGTAACACTGAGGATAACCTGTGCCACAACCCTCAGGAACCACAACCCCAAGCAGAGGCCCATATGTCAGAAAGTCTGGTTTTTGATGGAGGCTTCTTCAGGGTGGAGAGCCCAGCAAAACATTTAG TGAGGAGATCCAGCCGCCTGAGTGCTGCTGTGAATTCTAAATTGGACACACCTACGCCTGTACGTTCAATTCCATCCATTGCTGTAGCTGAGGAGCAAGATAAACCAGCCACAGCCATCGATGCTGACTTCCCACTCTCTTCgaggctctctctctccccatgTAAAacaccccctccctcctcccagGCCCCTGAGCCCTCATCGTCTCTGAGTTTCACATTGTCACCCTGTGCGACTGCCAGCCAGCCTCCCATCCCCTCCACTGCTGCAGTGCACGGCCCTGAGGAGGCCCAAGAGTCTATGTGTCGTACACCTGACAGCTCAGTGGTTGAG AGATGCAGCCCGTCACCGAGAGGGACAGTTGCCATAGAGACGCTGTCACCCATGGCAATGGATGTAGAGCTGGACAGTCCTGAAGGTCAATATGAGGATCCACTAACTCAACAAGAACCAG CTGGGCATTCGGTGTTAACGCTTCAGTCACCACAG GTCCAGACAGCAGAGTCTGCCCTGCTTCTCTTCACCCCAGATGTAAAGGACAGGATACGGCAGTCTGTGTGTCCTAGTGACCTCATGGTGTTCACCCCTCCCTCAAATGCATAG
- the dlgap5 gene encoding disks large-associated protein 5 isoform X2 — translation MESRFAHLRQRDTSVSMLRVKMSRRRSQSQKENRERAVNTRRQLDKLPELEMSSLDASIAISSLSIIQEKTQNNAKSAKTHAAEERMKQLERWKERKALEKEKKERDCKGVFKTGLYHPKDNLTISLPVVSAAPKTKETKVSTAPSQSDRVTRSMKQQQQVQKPLKKEVPNVVAKRAQTAVERPTRSRVAPVKPTLMPTTSKTKVCAVEPTVRALSGRSTNRPPVTTVPLVNDKPKDKGADVRTTRSRVIVNTVASLSGKERSHKAVNNMAQPSVPKEPEVKKPEMQEPEEKPHPPTLTLCSEEEDMVVDPSPADSVSTEEPIVTASSLSSFAPQGFTFQAPAGLSSFKFEPLTPRSADAFLTPSSSFSLPPAPVFTPEPEAESGDSSPPKSPRRSPHTSPIVAPLNSGSPLESMHDVPYFRSEIANETDRLTSLCVHWESKVKDESIPEEMRDRMRTAVGQARLLMKERFNQFSGLVDDCELGRGEKITTCTDLQGFWDMVYFQVEDVTKKFNALKEAEDRGWVEEHKPPPQQRKAVKKPPTAAAKPTGSKAAAKSRLAAIKAAMKARQQAAEAEKAAKDAGNTEDNLCHNPQEPQPQAEAHMSESLVFDGGFFRVESPAKHLVRRSSRLSAAVNSKLDTPTPVRSIPSIAVAEEQDKPATAIDADFPLSSRLSLSPCKTPPPSSQAPEPSSSLSFTLSPCATASQPPIPSTAAVHGPEEAQESMCRTPDSSVVEEIPGLDFERYLQPSQRCSPSPRGTVAIETLSPMAMDVELDSPEGQYEDPLTQQEPAGHSVLTLQSPQVQTAESALLLFTPDVKDRIRQSVCPSDLMVFTPPSNA, via the exons ATGGAGTCGAGATTTGCTCACCTGCGACAGCGGGACACCAGTGTATCAATGCTCAGGGTCAAAATGTCCCGCAGACGGTCTCAGTCCCAGAAAGAGAACCGAGAACGGGCCGTGAACACACGCAGGCAGCTAGACAAGCTCCCGGAGCTGGAGATGTCTTCCCTGGATGCCTCCATCGCGATAAGCAGCTTGTCAATCATTCAAGAGAAGACACAAAACAATGCGAAATCTGCCAAAA CTCACGCAGCAGAAGAGAGGATGAAACAGCTTGAGCGCTGGAAAGAGCGTAAAGCtctggagaaagaaaagaaagaaagggattGTAAAGGGGTATTCAAGACTGGTCTCTATCATCCAAAGGACAATCTTACAATCTCTCTGCCTGTGGTCTCAGCTGCCCCAAAAACTAAAGAG ACAAAAGTAAGCACCGCTCCCTCTCAGAGTGACAGAGTCACTCGTTCaatgaaacagcagcaacaagtgCAGAAG CCTTTGAAGAAAGAAGTTCCAAATGTTGTGGCAAAGAGAG CTCAAACTGCTGTGGAAAGACCAACCAGGAGCCGGGTAGCCCCTGTCAAGCCAACCCTGATGCCAACTACATCCAAGACCAAAGTTTGTGCAG TGGAGCCCACTGTACGAGCTTTGTCAGGCAGATCTACCAACAGACCTCCTGTCACAACAGTCCCTTTGGTGAATGACAAACCTAAGGACAAGGGTGCAG ATGTAAGGACAACAAGGAGCAGAGTGATTGTCAACACTGTTGCTTCCCTCTCTGGCAAAGAAAGGAGCCACAAAG CTGTCAACAACATGGCTCAGCCTTCTGTCCCCAAG GAGCCTGAGGTGAAGAAGCCTGAGATGCAGGAACCAGAAGAAAAACCTCATCCTCCCACCCTGACATTGTGTTCTGAGGAGGAAGACATGGTGGTGGACCCATCCCCAGCTGACTCTGTCTCCACTGAAGAGCCCATTGTTACTGCATCCTCTTTATCCTCATTTGCTCCACAAGGTTTTACCTTCCAGGCTCCTGCTGGTTTGTCATCATTCAAGTTTGAGCCTCTCACTCCTCGCTCAGCTGATGCCTTCCTGACACCAAG CTCCAGCTTTAGTCTTCCACCAGCTCCTGTGTTTACACCTGAGCCTGAGGCTGAGTCAGGTGACTCCTCACCTCCAAAGTCTCCTCGCCGCTCTCCTCACACATCTCCCATAGTGGCCCCTCTTAATTCAGGCAGCCCCCTGGAGTCAATGCACGATGTTCCATACTTCAG atCAGAAATTGCCaatgagacagacagactgacaagTCTCTGTGTCCACTGGGAGTCTAAAGTGAAGGATGAATCCATTCCAGAAGAGA TGAGAGACCGTATGCGTACAGCAGTTGGCCAAGCAAGGCTGCTGATGAAAGAGCGGTTCAACCAGTTCAGCGGTCTGGTGGATGACTGTGAGCTGGGCCGGGGGGAGAAGATCACTACCTGCACTGACCTGCAGGGTTTCTGGGACATGGTCTATTTCCAG GTAGAGGATGTGACCAAGAAGTTTAATGCTCTCAAAGAAGCAGAGGATCGAGGCTGGGTGGAGGAGCACAAGCCCCCACCACAACAACGGAAAGCAGTGAAG AAACCACCAACTGCAGCTGCTAAGCCAACTGGATCCAAAGCAGCAGCCAAGTCTCGCCTAGCTGCCATAAAAGCAGCCATGAAAGCCAGGCAGCAGGCAGCCGAGGCAGAGAAAGCAGCAAAGGATGCTGGTAACACTGAGGATAACCTGTGCCACAACCCTCAGGAACCACAACCCCAAGCAGAGGCCCATATGTCAGAAAGTCTGGTTTTTGATGGAGGCTTCTTCAGGGTGGAGAGCCCAGCAAAACATTTAG TGAGGAGATCCAGCCGCCTGAGTGCTGCTGTGAATTCTAAATTGGACACACCTACGCCTGTACGTTCAATTCCATCCATTGCTGTAGCTGAGGAGCAAGATAAACCAGCCACAGCCATCGATGCTGACTTCCCACTCTCTTCgaggctctctctctccccatgTAAAacaccccctccctcctcccagGCCCCTGAGCCCTCATCGTCTCTGAGTTTCACATTGTCACCCTGTGCGACTGCCAGCCAGCCTCCCATCCCCTCCACTGCTGCAGTGCACGGCCCTGAGGAGGCCCAAGAGTCTATGTGTCGTACACCTGACAGCTCAGTGGTTGAG GAAATACCTGGTTTGGACTTTGAGCGTTATCTACAACCTTCACAGAGATGCAGCCCGTCACCGAGAGGGACAGTTGCCATAGAGACGCTGTCACCCATGGCAATGGATGTAGAGCTGGACAGTCCTGAAGGTCAATATGAGGATCCACTAACTCAACAAGAACCAG CTGGGCATTCGGTGTTAACGCTTCAGTCACCACAG GTCCAGACAGCAGAGTCTGCCCTGCTTCTCTTCACCCCAGATGTAAAGGACAGGATACGGCAGTCTGTGTGTCCTAGTGACCTCATGGTGTTCACCCCTCCCTCAAATGCATAG
- the dlgap5 gene encoding disks large-associated protein 5 isoform X4 → MESRFAHLRQRDTSVSMLRVKMSRRRSQSQKENRERAVNTRRQLDKLPELEMSSLDASIAISSLSIIQEKTQNNAKSAKTHAAEERMKQLERWKERKALEKEKKERDCKGVFKTGLYHPKDNLTISLPVVSAAPKTKETKVSTAPSQSDRVTRSMKQQQQVQKPLKKEVPNVVAKRAQTAVERPTRSRVAPVKPTLMPTTSKTKVCAVEPTVRALSGRSTNRPPVTTVPLVNDKPKDKGADVRTTRSRVIVNTVASLSGKERSHKAAVNNMAQPSVPKEPEVKKPEMQEPEEKPHPPTLTLCSEEEDMVVDPSPADSVSTEEPIVTASSLSSFAPQGFTFQAPAGLSSFKFEPLTPRSADAFLTPSSSFSLPPAPVFTPEPEAESGDSSPPKSPRRSPHTSPIVAPLNSGSPLESMHDVPYFRSEIANETDRLTSLCVHWESKVKDESIPEEMRDRMRTAVGQARLLMKERFNQFSGLVDDCELGRGEKITTCTDLQGFWDMVYFQVEDVTKKFNALKEAEDRGWVEEHKPPPQQRKAVKKPPTAAAKPTGSKAAAKSRLAAIKAAMKARQQAAEAEKAAKDAGNTEDNLCHNPQEPQPQAEAHMSESLVFDGGFFRVESPAKHLVRRSSRLSAAVNSKLDTPTPVRSIPSIAVAEEQDKPATAIDADFPLSSRLSLSPCKTPPPSSQAPEPSSSLSFTLSPCATASQPPIPSTAAVHGPEEAQESMCRTPDSSVVEEIPGLDFERYLQPSQRCSPSPRGTVAIETLSPMAMDVELDSPEGQYEDPLTQQEPGPDSRVCPASLHPRCKGQDTAVCVS, encoded by the exons ATGGAGTCGAGATTTGCTCACCTGCGACAGCGGGACACCAGTGTATCAATGCTCAGGGTCAAAATGTCCCGCAGACGGTCTCAGTCCCAGAAAGAGAACCGAGAACGGGCCGTGAACACACGCAGGCAGCTAGACAAGCTCCCGGAGCTGGAGATGTCTTCCCTGGATGCCTCCATCGCGATAAGCAGCTTGTCAATCATTCAAGAGAAGACACAAAACAATGCGAAATCTGCCAAAA CTCACGCAGCAGAAGAGAGGATGAAACAGCTTGAGCGCTGGAAAGAGCGTAAAGCtctggagaaagaaaagaaagaaagggattGTAAAGGGGTATTCAAGACTGGTCTCTATCATCCAAAGGACAATCTTACAATCTCTCTGCCTGTGGTCTCAGCTGCCCCAAAAACTAAAGAG ACAAAAGTAAGCACCGCTCCCTCTCAGAGTGACAGAGTCACTCGTTCaatgaaacagcagcaacaagtgCAGAAG CCTTTGAAGAAAGAAGTTCCAAATGTTGTGGCAAAGAGAG CTCAAACTGCTGTGGAAAGACCAACCAGGAGCCGGGTAGCCCCTGTCAAGCCAACCCTGATGCCAACTACATCCAAGACCAAAGTTTGTGCAG TGGAGCCCACTGTACGAGCTTTGTCAGGCAGATCTACCAACAGACCTCCTGTCACAACAGTCCCTTTGGTGAATGACAAACCTAAGGACAAGGGTGCAG ATGTAAGGACAACAAGGAGCAGAGTGATTGTCAACACTGTTGCTTCCCTCTCTGGCAAAGAAAGGAGCCACAAAG CAGCTGTCAACAACATGGCTCAGCCTTCTGTCCCCAAG GAGCCTGAGGTGAAGAAGCCTGAGATGCAGGAACCAGAAGAAAAACCTCATCCTCCCACCCTGACATTGTGTTCTGAGGAGGAAGACATGGTGGTGGACCCATCCCCAGCTGACTCTGTCTCCACTGAAGAGCCCATTGTTACTGCATCCTCTTTATCCTCATTTGCTCCACAAGGTTTTACCTTCCAGGCTCCTGCTGGTTTGTCATCATTCAAGTTTGAGCCTCTCACTCCTCGCTCAGCTGATGCCTTCCTGACACCAAG CTCCAGCTTTAGTCTTCCACCAGCTCCTGTGTTTACACCTGAGCCTGAGGCTGAGTCAGGTGACTCCTCACCTCCAAAGTCTCCTCGCCGCTCTCCTCACACATCTCCCATAGTGGCCCCTCTTAATTCAGGCAGCCCCCTGGAGTCAATGCACGATGTTCCATACTTCAG atCAGAAATTGCCaatgagacagacagactgacaagTCTCTGTGTCCACTGGGAGTCTAAAGTGAAGGATGAATCCATTCCAGAAGAGA TGAGAGACCGTATGCGTACAGCAGTTGGCCAAGCAAGGCTGCTGATGAAAGAGCGGTTCAACCAGTTCAGCGGTCTGGTGGATGACTGTGAGCTGGGCCGGGGGGAGAAGATCACTACCTGCACTGACCTGCAGGGTTTCTGGGACATGGTCTATTTCCAG GTAGAGGATGTGACCAAGAAGTTTAATGCTCTCAAAGAAGCAGAGGATCGAGGCTGGGTGGAGGAGCACAAGCCCCCACCACAACAACGGAAAGCAGTGAAG AAACCACCAACTGCAGCTGCTAAGCCAACTGGATCCAAAGCAGCAGCCAAGTCTCGCCTAGCTGCCATAAAAGCAGCCATGAAAGCCAGGCAGCAGGCAGCCGAGGCAGAGAAAGCAGCAAAGGATGCTGGTAACACTGAGGATAACCTGTGCCACAACCCTCAGGAACCACAACCCCAAGCAGAGGCCCATATGTCAGAAAGTCTGGTTTTTGATGGAGGCTTCTTCAGGGTGGAGAGCCCAGCAAAACATTTAG TGAGGAGATCCAGCCGCCTGAGTGCTGCTGTGAATTCTAAATTGGACACACCTACGCCTGTACGTTCAATTCCATCCATTGCTGTAGCTGAGGAGCAAGATAAACCAGCCACAGCCATCGATGCTGACTTCCCACTCTCTTCgaggctctctctctccccatgTAAAacaccccctccctcctcccagGCCCCTGAGCCCTCATCGTCTCTGAGTTTCACATTGTCACCCTGTGCGACTGCCAGCCAGCCTCCCATCCCCTCCACTGCTGCAGTGCACGGCCCTGAGGAGGCCCAAGAGTCTATGTGTCGTACACCTGACAGCTCAGTGGTTGAG GAAATACCTGGTTTGGACTTTGAGCGTTATCTACAACCTTCACAGAGATGCAGCCCGTCACCGAGAGGGACAGTTGCCATAGAGACGCTGTCACCCATGGCAATGGATGTAGAGCTGGACAGTCCTGAAGGTCAATATGAGGATCCACTAACTCAACAAGAACCAG GTCCAGACAGCAGAGTCTGCCCTGCTTCTCTTCACCCCAGATGTAAAGGACAGGATACGGCAGTCTGTGTGTCCTAG
- the dlgap5 gene encoding disks large-associated protein 5 isoform X1, translating into MESRFAHLRQRDTSVSMLRVKMSRRRSQSQKENRERAVNTRRQLDKLPELEMSSLDASIAISSLSIIQEKTQNNAKSAKTHAAEERMKQLERWKERKALEKEKKERDCKGVFKTGLYHPKDNLTISLPVVSAAPKTKETKVSTAPSQSDRVTRSMKQQQQVQKPLKKEVPNVVAKRAQTAVERPTRSRVAPVKPTLMPTTSKTKVCAVEPTVRALSGRSTNRPPVTTVPLVNDKPKDKGADVRTTRSRVIVNTVASLSGKERSHKAAVNNMAQPSVPKEPEVKKPEMQEPEEKPHPPTLTLCSEEEDMVVDPSPADSVSTEEPIVTASSLSSFAPQGFTFQAPAGLSSFKFEPLTPRSADAFLTPSSSFSLPPAPVFTPEPEAESGDSSPPKSPRRSPHTSPIVAPLNSGSPLESMHDVPYFRSEIANETDRLTSLCVHWESKVKDESIPEEMRDRMRTAVGQARLLMKERFNQFSGLVDDCELGRGEKITTCTDLQGFWDMVYFQVEDVTKKFNALKEAEDRGWVEEHKPPPQQRKAVKKPPTAAAKPTGSKAAAKSRLAAIKAAMKARQQAAEAEKAAKDAGNTEDNLCHNPQEPQPQAEAHMSESLVFDGGFFRVESPAKHLVRRSSRLSAAVNSKLDTPTPVRSIPSIAVAEEQDKPATAIDADFPLSSRLSLSPCKTPPPSSQAPEPSSSLSFTLSPCATASQPPIPSTAAVHGPEEAQESMCRTPDSSVVEEIPGLDFERYLQPSQRCSPSPRGTVAIETLSPMAMDVELDSPEGQYEDPLTQQEPAGHSVLTLQSPQVQTAESALLLFTPDVKDRIRQSVCPSDLMVFTPPSNA; encoded by the exons ATGGAGTCGAGATTTGCTCACCTGCGACAGCGGGACACCAGTGTATCAATGCTCAGGGTCAAAATGTCCCGCAGACGGTCTCAGTCCCAGAAAGAGAACCGAGAACGGGCCGTGAACACACGCAGGCAGCTAGACAAGCTCCCGGAGCTGGAGATGTCTTCCCTGGATGCCTCCATCGCGATAAGCAGCTTGTCAATCATTCAAGAGAAGACACAAAACAATGCGAAATCTGCCAAAA CTCACGCAGCAGAAGAGAGGATGAAACAGCTTGAGCGCTGGAAAGAGCGTAAAGCtctggagaaagaaaagaaagaaagggattGTAAAGGGGTATTCAAGACTGGTCTCTATCATCCAAAGGACAATCTTACAATCTCTCTGCCTGTGGTCTCAGCTGCCCCAAAAACTAAAGAG ACAAAAGTAAGCACCGCTCCCTCTCAGAGTGACAGAGTCACTCGTTCaatgaaacagcagcaacaagtgCAGAAG CCTTTGAAGAAAGAAGTTCCAAATGTTGTGGCAAAGAGAG CTCAAACTGCTGTGGAAAGACCAACCAGGAGCCGGGTAGCCCCTGTCAAGCCAACCCTGATGCCAACTACATCCAAGACCAAAGTTTGTGCAG TGGAGCCCACTGTACGAGCTTTGTCAGGCAGATCTACCAACAGACCTCCTGTCACAACAGTCCCTTTGGTGAATGACAAACCTAAGGACAAGGGTGCAG ATGTAAGGACAACAAGGAGCAGAGTGATTGTCAACACTGTTGCTTCCCTCTCTGGCAAAGAAAGGAGCCACAAAG CAGCTGTCAACAACATGGCTCAGCCTTCTGTCCCCAAG GAGCCTGAGGTGAAGAAGCCTGAGATGCAGGAACCAGAAGAAAAACCTCATCCTCCCACCCTGACATTGTGTTCTGAGGAGGAAGACATGGTGGTGGACCCATCCCCAGCTGACTCTGTCTCCACTGAAGAGCCCATTGTTACTGCATCCTCTTTATCCTCATTTGCTCCACAAGGTTTTACCTTCCAGGCTCCTGCTGGTTTGTCATCATTCAAGTTTGAGCCTCTCACTCCTCGCTCAGCTGATGCCTTCCTGACACCAAG CTCCAGCTTTAGTCTTCCACCAGCTCCTGTGTTTACACCTGAGCCTGAGGCTGAGTCAGGTGACTCCTCACCTCCAAAGTCTCCTCGCCGCTCTCCTCACACATCTCCCATAGTGGCCCCTCTTAATTCAGGCAGCCCCCTGGAGTCAATGCACGATGTTCCATACTTCAG atCAGAAATTGCCaatgagacagacagactgacaagTCTCTGTGTCCACTGGGAGTCTAAAGTGAAGGATGAATCCATTCCAGAAGAGA TGAGAGACCGTATGCGTACAGCAGTTGGCCAAGCAAGGCTGCTGATGAAAGAGCGGTTCAACCAGTTCAGCGGTCTGGTGGATGACTGTGAGCTGGGCCGGGGGGAGAAGATCACTACCTGCACTGACCTGCAGGGTTTCTGGGACATGGTCTATTTCCAG GTAGAGGATGTGACCAAGAAGTTTAATGCTCTCAAAGAAGCAGAGGATCGAGGCTGGGTGGAGGAGCACAAGCCCCCACCACAACAACGGAAAGCAGTGAAG AAACCACCAACTGCAGCTGCTAAGCCAACTGGATCCAAAGCAGCAGCCAAGTCTCGCCTAGCTGCCATAAAAGCAGCCATGAAAGCCAGGCAGCAGGCAGCCGAGGCAGAGAAAGCAGCAAAGGATGCTGGTAACACTGAGGATAACCTGTGCCACAACCCTCAGGAACCACAACCCCAAGCAGAGGCCCATATGTCAGAAAGTCTGGTTTTTGATGGAGGCTTCTTCAGGGTGGAGAGCCCAGCAAAACATTTAG TGAGGAGATCCAGCCGCCTGAGTGCTGCTGTGAATTCTAAATTGGACACACCTACGCCTGTACGTTCAATTCCATCCATTGCTGTAGCTGAGGAGCAAGATAAACCAGCCACAGCCATCGATGCTGACTTCCCACTCTCTTCgaggctctctctctccccatgTAAAacaccccctccctcctcccagGCCCCTGAGCCCTCATCGTCTCTGAGTTTCACATTGTCACCCTGTGCGACTGCCAGCCAGCCTCCCATCCCCTCCACTGCTGCAGTGCACGGCCCTGAGGAGGCCCAAGAGTCTATGTGTCGTACACCTGACAGCTCAGTGGTTGAG GAAATACCTGGTTTGGACTTTGAGCGTTATCTACAACCTTCACAGAGATGCAGCCCGTCACCGAGAGGGACAGTTGCCATAGAGACGCTGTCACCCATGGCAATGGATGTAGAGCTGGACAGTCCTGAAGGTCAATATGAGGATCCACTAACTCAACAAGAACCAG CTGGGCATTCGGTGTTAACGCTTCAGTCACCACAG GTCCAGACAGCAGAGTCTGCCCTGCTTCTCTTCACCCCAGATGTAAAGGACAGGATACGGCAGTCTGTGTGTCCTAGTGACCTCATGGTGTTCACCCCTCCCTCAAATGCATAG